The proteins below are encoded in one region of Reichenbachiella sp. 5M10:
- a CDS encoding Gfo/Idh/MocA family protein has protein sequence MDRRDFVLKTAASATLAMVSPSFAFGIGKGGDKIRLGFIGIGARGTGQLALTLKRSDIVVTAICDVDEDRVANASKMIQEAGMKKPASFGDNPYAYRDLLKRSDVDAVIISSPWVWHTPMAIDAMEAKKAVGLEVAGAFDIKECWALVDAYEKTGTPFMILENVAYRRDVMAVLNMVRQDLFGEVIHLQGGYQHDLRHVKFNDGKQLYGGGVEFGEKAYSEAKWRTDHSVKRNGDLYPTHGLGPVANYIGNNRGNRFEYLTSTATKSRGLHEYIVNHPNGGENHPNADVEFKLGDIVTTVVKCANGETIVLTHDTNLPRPYSLGFRVQGTKGVWMDLNDGIHIEGKSPAHEWEKDTEYMKQYDHPLWKKYESDTKGAGHGGMDFFVIHAFVEALKRNEPMPMDVYDAASWAAVTCLSEQSIAEGSEPVAFPDFTRGKWISRKPIFGFDDRY, from the coding sequence ATGGACAGAAGAGATTTTGTATTGAAAACAGCTGCAAGCGCTACGCTCGCGATGGTAAGTCCTTCTTTTGCTTTTGGAATAGGTAAAGGAGGGGATAAAATTAGGTTAGGCTTTATAGGGATAGGAGCAAGAGGGACAGGGCAGTTGGCTTTGACACTAAAGAGATCGGATATTGTAGTTACGGCTATCTGTGATGTCGACGAGGACCGTGTAGCCAATGCTTCTAAGATGATACAGGAAGCAGGGATGAAGAAGCCTGCTTCATTTGGAGATAATCCGTATGCGTATCGTGATTTACTGAAACGAAGCGATGTAGATGCAGTGATAATATCTAGCCCATGGGTGTGGCATACGCCGATGGCTATAGATGCTATGGAAGCTAAAAAAGCAGTAGGCCTTGAAGTGGCTGGTGCTTTTGATATCAAAGAGTGCTGGGCGTTGGTGGATGCTTATGAAAAGACAGGTACGCCTTTTATGATCTTAGAAAATGTGGCTTACCGTAGGGATGTGATGGCGGTGCTCAATATGGTGCGTCAGGATCTGTTTGGAGAGGTGATTCATCTGCAAGGCGGCTACCAACACGATCTTCGTCATGTGAAATTTAATGACGGTAAGCAGCTTTACGGAGGAGGAGTCGAGTTTGGAGAAAAGGCCTATAGTGAGGCGAAGTGGAGGACTGATCATTCGGTCAAAAGAAATGGAGATTTGTATCCTACCCATGGTTTGGGGCCAGTAGCGAATTATATAGGGAATAACAGAGGAAATAGATTTGAGTACCTCACTTCTACGGCGACTAAATCTCGCGGATTGCACGAGTACATCGTCAATCATCCGAACGGTGGAGAAAATCATCCGAATGCCGATGTGGAATTTAAGTTGGGGGATATAGTCACGACAGTGGTGAAGTGTGCGAATGGTGAAACTATAGTGTTGACTCATGATACGAACCTACCAAGGCCTTATTCCTTAGGTTTTAGGGTGCAGGGGACCAAAGGAGTCTGGATGGATCTGAATGATGGGATTCACATAGAAGGCAAGAGTCCTGCGCATGAATGGGAGAAGGATACCGAGTACATGAAGCAGTACGATCACCCGCTTTGGAAGAAATATGAATCTGATACCAAAGGAGCAGGTCATGGAGGTATGGATTTCTTTGTGATTCATGCCTTTGTAGAAGCGCTAAAGAGAAATGAGCCAATGCCTATGGATGTGTATGATGCAGCTTCTTGGGCGGCAGTTACTTGTCTGTCTGAGCAGTCTATTGCGGAGGGGAGTGAGCCTGTTGCTTTTCCGGACTTTACCCGTGGGAAATGGATCAGTCGTAAACCTATTTTCGGTTTCGATGATCGATACTAG
- a CDS encoding methyl-accepting chemotaxis protein → MITMNMVLGLSAIAFFLGIIFILHYSSPSLYGFWPVAALGIVEVLLLQGAFRGFLSEVLCVFISLLCIGLALYAQKRHQHRQMALLRKCVEQKDSGAVKKSLHPELYQIGKACQLHRQQQDEVTRFAREMRRGKLDVILSEDHPLKSTLEDLQENVNGCIQKLVSLCKGDVRDESVVFNGEWQVLNESINLLSNTYSKPIESLSDIMNAMANGDMTQRLEFELGGEMGDLSRNLNLALDNMDGLLAQVAINAHSIDESAGEMKRSTEEMTINTSEIASSIAEVNQGAQSQVTKIDEVSQLIGNILASSQSMGKNSEGIYEAAKQGVAHSEQGLVMVGDVLSGMDQISYSTNKANDSIRVLQERSQQMLAVIKLIKSVASQTNLLALNAAIEAAQAGDAGRGFAVVAEEIRKLADDTKNSLKEIESLVDGVQEDTGSAAEAVRQMNESVSQGQLMAKSTSLTFREIQQASTRTLSFSEQILKATGEQERDVKSVLSLTEGVVVIAEETAAGSEQIAASAVQLSRGMQLNESKVQGLSEIAESFKDGVSMLKLSDKNVDNKVIFKMKEAYEQEKGLLDALLENMPDFIYFKDRESRFTRVSQSMKELYAVEDSERLLGRSDLELLGDSAFESLTEENEIISSGKPVINQVQKNGDRYFLVNKLPLYGADEEVVGTFGISRDITDIKATEDLNKEQERQLIENQRKASEAALVRAEEQNRLFVNILNELQDKVEVKDPNGVFYLVNHSVAEDYGVSVEEVLGKDDFAFFPKEVAEKYWQDEKGLIQKRKPVSSLEKVNVNGKDKYWFIRKIPLLIPEYDDWGMLGIQRELKVNEVKSEEYIQELKGKYPNLKLEL, encoded by the coding sequence ATGATCACAATGAATATGGTTTTGGGGTTAAGCGCTATTGCCTTTTTTCTCGGAATCATATTTATCCTTCATTATTCATCTCCGAGCTTGTATGGCTTCTGGCCAGTTGCGGCGCTGGGGATTGTCGAAGTGTTGCTTTTGCAGGGGGCATTTAGAGGGTTTCTCAGTGAGGTTCTCTGTGTTTTTATTTCATTGCTCTGTATTGGATTGGCTTTATATGCGCAAAAAAGGCATCAGCATCGCCAGATGGCTTTGCTAAGAAAGTGCGTGGAGCAAAAAGACTCTGGAGCAGTCAAAAAATCACTGCACCCTGAACTGTATCAGATTGGGAAGGCGTGTCAGCTTCATAGGCAACAGCAAGATGAAGTAACGCGTTTTGCTCGGGAGATGAGGAGGGGTAAATTGGATGTTATTTTGTCCGAAGATCATCCTTTAAAAAGCACCTTGGAGGACCTGCAGGAGAATGTCAATGGATGCATCCAGAAACTCGTGAGTCTGTGCAAAGGGGATGTTAGAGATGAAAGTGTGGTGTTTAATGGGGAATGGCAGGTACTGAATGAGTCTATCAATTTGCTTTCAAATACCTACTCGAAACCTATCGAGTCTCTCAGTGATATCATGAATGCCATGGCTAATGGGGACATGACCCAGCGTTTGGAGTTCGAGCTTGGTGGGGAGATGGGTGACTTGTCTCGTAACTTGAATTTGGCATTGGATAATATGGATGGCCTTTTGGCTCAGGTGGCTATCAATGCTCACAGTATAGATGAGTCTGCAGGAGAAATGAAGCGATCGACTGAGGAAATGACTATCAATACATCTGAAATTGCTTCGTCAATTGCTGAGGTCAACCAGGGGGCACAGTCTCAGGTGACCAAAATCGATGAGGTTTCCCAGTTGATAGGAAATATCTTGGCTTCATCTCAAAGTATGGGAAAAAACTCAGAAGGTATATACGAAGCTGCCAAACAAGGGGTAGCGCATAGTGAACAGGGTTTGGTGATGGTAGGGGATGTGCTATCTGGAATGGATCAGATTTCTTATTCAACTAACAAGGCTAATGATTCTATTCGAGTACTTCAAGAGCGCTCTCAGCAGATGTTGGCCGTAATCAAGTTGATCAAAAGTGTAGCCAGTCAGACCAATTTATTGGCTCTGAATGCGGCCATAGAGGCTGCACAGGCAGGAGATGCAGGGCGTGGCTTTGCAGTGGTGGCCGAAGAAATCAGGAAGCTGGCGGATGATACCAAGAACTCCTTGAAGGAAATCGAATCTTTGGTAGATGGCGTGCAGGAAGATACAGGGTCCGCAGCAGAAGCTGTTCGACAAATGAACGAGAGTGTGAGTCAGGGACAACTTATGGCTAAATCTACTTCATTGACTTTTAGGGAGATACAGCAGGCTTCTACTCGTACATTGAGTTTTTCTGAACAAATCCTCAAGGCGACAGGGGAGCAAGAGCGGGATGTGAAGAGTGTGTTGTCTCTGACGGAGGGTGTCGTGGTGATAGCTGAGGAGACAGCTGCGGGTTCTGAGCAAATAGCAGCATCCGCAGTTCAGCTTTCTAGAGGTATGCAGCTTAATGAGAGCAAGGTGCAGGGCTTGTCAGAAATAGCAGAGAGTTTCAAAGACGGTGTAAGTATGTTGAAGCTCTCTGATAAAAATGTAGACAACAAAGTCATATTCAAAATGAAGGAGGCTTATGAGCAAGAAAAGGGGTTGTTGGATGCCTTGTTGGAGAATATGCCTGACTTTATCTACTTCAAGGATAGGGAGAGTCGTTTTACACGAGTCAGTCAGTCTATGAAAGAGCTGTACGCAGTAGAAGATTCTGAAAGGTTGTTGGGTAGATCAGATTTGGAGCTTCTTGGAGATTCGGCGTTTGAGTCTCTGACAGAGGAGAATGAAATTATTTCTTCTGGAAAACCCGTGATTAACCAAGTGCAGAAGAATGGCGATCGATATTTTCTTGTCAATAAACTGCCTCTCTATGGGGCTGATGAAGAGGTGGTAGGGACTTTTGGGATCTCTAGGGATATCACGGATATCAAAGCGACAGAGGATCTGAACAAGGAGCAAGAAAGGCAGTTAATAGAGAACCAAAGAAAGGCATCTGAAGCTGCGCTTGTGAGGGCGGAAGAGCAAAATAGACTTTTTGTAAACATACTCAATGAGTTACAGGACAAGGTGGAGGTGAAGGATCCAAACGGTGTCTTTTATCTGGTTAATCATTCGGTTGCTGAAGACTACGGGGTGAGTGTGGAAGAGGTGTTGGGGAAAGATGATTTTGCTTTTTTTCCAAAAGAAGTAGCTGAAAAATACTGGCAGGATGAGAAAGGGCTGATTCAAAAAAGAAAACCCGTGTCTAGTCTGGAAAAGGTTAATGTGAACGGTAAAGATAAATATTGGTTTATTAGGAAAATACCACTCTTGATCCCTGAGTACGATGATTGGGGTATGCTAGGGATTCAGCGGGAACTGAAAGTCAATGAAGTCAAATCGGAAGAGTATATTCAAGAGCTGAAGGGGAAGTATCCAAATTTGAAATTAGAGTTATAA
- a CDS encoding fibronectin type III domain-containing protein: protein MTNCALAQTPFYGKVPGLDENARPAFWYGTVNSTQMATLKTFDLVILEPTLRVVNVGRNEFYMESMTPSQVEELKRGVDGVTGTADDVIVLSYISIGEMLSTIIPGSSGHMTVQQGIDLGLLPDSYSGVSGPVKGPNPWDFTSSGAYIDTEQSGVNPDGTFDDGFQGYTNVDVSEDYASYGSRLKWRNQGVMPWYMDQQGTWVTDSRYMYGGYWKSGDNVVDVNPTYGGGYINAGDPAWRKFIAFRIEKLVQDCGFDGVFLDTFDTPDPVGGASPSLSWGPRGNFAWTAKGMVELIEMIKAVDPTKVVASNRGYWMMNPQEGTSQFADRYRQAMNIFVTESWYHNPYINSGSMFYDENSAFASNWNTDSSSPDYQIRDNFGGYWKEYMDAQADANNGFNILIIDFLVTAGTKINKWMGEVVDNSGYMGYAVHNSTHFNSGISTVAKDWLDSQGRPSANLQGFHSNSAYSGFAADGDFSEWSGETPIYEDASGSNGKSITKVYTKFINDRFFMMVESSTALSLTGEHIYFDFDQNGSEGWDVFWPVSPEAKVYFESDQQVNLFPHRGSGDVFAFPNAITNRGWPVKIAKDNNRYEIQFEKDFVFGPENQGKEVWAWFRVANFGGSGISFEVPSDGPAITGVAATSVSDYVQEIEWNTNVPASSQVLYGLTSAYGSSESSASLKTSHSLSLSGLTPGTTYHYKVVSSDEGNKTSETGDLVFTTTDANAPPVLSSVQSVDVSRNRATIEWSTDQSSSSSVNYGLTTSYGLSTSSSGTTTSHSVDLSGLTANTTYNYQVLSANSQSVTASSTNYTFATLPDLAISNVEVSPTNVSATVTWTSNTPADSRVDFGLTSSYGSSETNTPMITNHAVTITGLTPGTVYHYQVTSSDGQTVSSSDLTFTTSTFSSITVDGSSADWAGVPALATGSGDLTTMKVAEGQNQIYVLIEGSGLTSHIRRLLINADNNGATGMAPYNSWTNSGIDYMIESELQYKSTGSGWTWSGMSNTYINVSVTAGVYEIAIDKASMPELQMPFKIGFTLDNTYAELPSSASDMATYGGSGGGTAVDVTGVSLSSTSVSMNIGQTQQLAATVAPSNATNQNVSWSSSNASVASVSSAGLITAVASGSTILTVTTLDGGYTATATITVSQSAPVSPSALSAFSSSTSAIDLSWTDNSSDESGFRVERKTGSGGSYSEIATVGSGVTSYSDTGLSESTTYYYRVRAYNSGGDSSYSNESNATTQTSSGGPASITVDGNISDWSGVASISTSGSGGPTALKAADDADYLYILVTGTIDVNYEIFIDTDNSTTAGNNEYVYTDWSSTGFDFMVENGELFAHSGQGSGWSWTNLGTINVVKTGSVLELEVSRALLGSLATTINISAKMINSSWSPSGYIPTTGGAASPYSITTTGGGGSTSITIDGSAADWSSVGGISSTGTGGPTGLKVTEDASNLYVLVTGSLDVNYALFIDSDNSTSAGSNEYLHTDWPSTGFDFMIENGTLYAHTGQGSGWSWTNLGSVNVVKTGTVLELGVSKSSLGTLSSTINVGVKMMSSSWVASGYIPTTGGAAAAFVTGSSARWMNDFTDEGIHSEEMVIYPNPAKGQFSVRFSTTQQQKVQMTLLDLTGKQVALLFDGVVSDGENVLGVDLYQSLTEGLYILQLTTGQGIQDQLLRVAH from the coding sequence ATGACGAATTGCGCATTGGCCCAGACACCGTTTTATGGAAAGGTGCCTGGGCTAGATGAGAATGCACGACCTGCCTTTTGGTACGGGACGGTCAACAGTACACAGATGGCGACCCTCAAGACTTTTGATTTGGTCATCTTGGAACCCACACTACGGGTGGTCAATGTAGGTCGCAATGAATTTTACATGGAGTCGATGACTCCTTCTCAAGTAGAGGAGTTGAAGCGTGGTGTTGATGGAGTGACCGGAACAGCTGATGACGTCATTGTACTTTCTTACATTTCCATTGGAGAAATGTTAAGTACAATTATCCCAGGATCCTCGGGGCATATGACTGTTCAACAGGGAATAGATCTAGGATTGTTACCAGACAGCTACTCCGGTGTGTCAGGTCCAGTCAAGGGACCGAACCCATGGGATTTTACTTCTTCAGGTGCTTACATTGACACTGAACAAAGTGGTGTGAATCCAGATGGAACCTTTGACGATGGGTTTCAGGGCTATACCAATGTGGATGTTTCCGAAGATTACGCCAGCTACGGCTCCAGATTGAAATGGCGAAACCAAGGAGTGATGCCGTGGTACATGGATCAACAAGGTACATGGGTGACGGACAGTAGGTATATGTATGGTGGATACTGGAAGTCGGGAGACAATGTAGTAGATGTCAACCCTACTTACGGAGGAGGTTATATCAATGCTGGTGATCCAGCGTGGAGAAAATTCATTGCCTTTAGGATCGAAAAATTGGTGCAGGATTGTGGGTTCGATGGTGTGTTTCTGGATACTTTCGATACACCAGACCCAGTGGGAGGTGCTAGTCCGTCTTTGTCATGGGGGCCTAGAGGGAACTTTGCTTGGACAGCAAAAGGTATGGTGGAGCTGATCGAAATGATCAAGGCAGTCGATCCTACCAAGGTGGTGGCTTCCAACCGCGGCTATTGGATGATGAACCCACAGGAAGGGACTTCACAGTTCGCAGACAGGTACCGTCAGGCAATGAATATTTTCGTGACTGAGTCTTGGTACCACAACCCATACATCAACTCGGGTTCCATGTTTTATGATGAGAACTCAGCTTTTGCTAGTAACTGGAATACTGACTCGAGTAGTCCGGATTATCAGATCCGAGATAATTTCGGGGGCTATTGGAAGGAGTATATGGATGCACAGGCAGATGCAAACAATGGTTTCAATATCCTGATCATTGATTTTTTGGTGACTGCCGGGACCAAAATTAACAAGTGGATGGGAGAGGTAGTGGACAACAGCGGGTATATGGGCTATGCTGTTCATAATTCTACTCACTTTAATTCCGGGATATCTACTGTGGCTAAGGATTGGCTAGATAGTCAGGGAAGGCCTAGCGCGAACCTGCAAGGATTTCATAGCAATAGTGCTTATTCTGGTTTTGCAGCAGATGGAGATTTTTCTGAGTGGAGTGGCGAAACACCCATCTATGAGGATGCATCAGGTAGTAATGGGAAATCCATCACGAAGGTATACACCAAATTCATCAATGATCGCTTCTTCATGATGGTGGAAAGTAGTACTGCGCTCAGTCTGACTGGTGAACACATCTATTTCGATTTTGATCAAAATGGATCTGAAGGATGGGATGTGTTTTGGCCGGTGTCTCCAGAGGCGAAAGTGTATTTTGAGAGTGATCAGCAGGTCAATTTGTTTCCACATCGTGGGTCTGGGGATGTTTTTGCCTTCCCCAACGCGATCACCAACAGAGGGTGGCCTGTGAAGATAGCCAAGGATAACAATCGCTATGAAATCCAGTTTGAAAAGGACTTTGTTTTTGGACCTGAGAATCAGGGAAAGGAAGTTTGGGCCTGGTTTAGAGTGGCTAATTTTGGTGGATCTGGGATCAGTTTTGAAGTGCCTTCTGATGGACCTGCGATTACTGGTGTGGCTGCCACTAGTGTGTCAGATTATGTTCAGGAGATCGAATGGAATACCAATGTGCCCGCATCAAGCCAAGTGTTATATGGGTTGACCAGTGCCTATGGCAGTAGTGAATCCAGCGCTTCACTCAAAACCTCCCATTCGCTTAGTTTGTCAGGACTTACTCCTGGCACGACTTATCATTACAAAGTGGTCTCTTCTGATGAGGGTAACAAAACCTCTGAAACGGGGGATTTGGTATTTACTACCACAGATGCCAATGCACCTCCGGTTCTTTCTAGTGTTCAATCCGTGGACGTCAGTAGAAATCGAGCGACTATTGAGTGGAGTACAGATCAGAGTTCTAGTAGTTCGGTCAACTATGGATTGACAACCAGTTATGGTCTATCAACTTCTTCTAGTGGTACGACGACTTCTCACTCGGTTGATCTATCAGGACTCACGGCGAATACGACTTACAACTATCAAGTTCTTTCGGCCAATAGCCAGAGCGTGACGGCTTCTAGTACTAACTATACCTTTGCTACGCTGCCTGACTTGGCTATATCTAATGTAGAAGTCAGTCCGACCAATGTTTCAGCGACGGTTACTTGGACTTCCAATACGCCCGCTGATAGTAGGGTGGATTTTGGTCTGACTAGCAGCTATGGTAGTAGTGAGACAAATACTCCAATGATCACCAATCATGCAGTGACAATTACAGGGTTGACTCCTGGCACGGTTTATCACTATCAGGTGACTTCCAGTGATGGGCAGACGGTTTCATCTAGTGATTTGACCTTTACGACCAGTACATTTAGCAGTATCACTGTAGATGGAAGTAGTGCTGATTGGGCGGGAGTGCCAGCTTTGGCAACCGGTAGCGGAGATCTAACAACGATGAAGGTGGCAGAGGGGCAAAACCAAATTTATGTACTGATCGAGGGAAGTGGCTTGACTTCACACATTCGTCGATTGTTGATCAATGCGGATAACAATGGTGCTACAGGAATGGCACCCTATAACAGCTGGACGAATTCTGGGATTGACTACATGATCGAAAGTGAGCTGCAGTATAAATCCACAGGCAGTGGCTGGACATGGTCTGGGATGAGCAATACTTACATCAATGTGTCTGTGACCGCAGGCGTGTATGAAATCGCTATTGATAAGGCTTCTATGCCAGAGTTGCAGATGCCTTTCAAAATCGGTTTCACATTGGATAATACCTATGCGGAACTACCATCGAGTGCGTCAGATATGGCGACCTATGGAGGAAGCGGAGGAGGAACGGCCGTAGATGTAACTGGTGTCAGTCTTAGTTCGACGAGTGTCAGCATGAACATCGGGCAAACGCAACAATTAGCTGCTACCGTTGCTCCATCTAATGCCACGAATCAGAATGTGTCGTGGAGTTCGAGCAATGCGTCAGTGGCTTCTGTTTCATCTGCTGGGTTGATTACTGCTGTAGCTTCGGGCTCTACAATACTCACAGTCACTACGCTGGACGGGGGGTATACCGCTACTGCGACGATTACAGTCAGTCAAAGTGCACCTGTCTCTCCTTCGGCTTTGTCAGCTTTTTCTTCATCTACCTCAGCCATTGATTTGAGCTGGACGGATAACAGCTCGGATGAGTCTGGGTTCAGGGTAGAAAGGAAAACGGGCTCAGGCGGAAGCTACAGCGAGATAGCTACGGTAGGGTCAGGGGTGACTAGCTATTCCGATACAGGATTGAGCGAGTCGACTACCTACTACTATCGAGTAAGAGCATATAACAGTGGGGGGGATTCATCTTACTCCAATGAATCCAATGCGACCACTCAGACTTCTAGTGGTGGACCGGCTTCCATCACTGTGGATGGAAATATATCTGATTGGTCTGGAGTAGCCAGTATTTCTACCTCTGGTTCGGGTGGTCCTACAGCTTTGAAAGCCGCGGATGATGCGGACTATCTATATATTCTGGTAACGGGTACTATTGATGTTAATTACGAGATCTTCATCGATACAGATAATAGTACGACTGCTGGTAACAACGAATATGTGTACACAGACTGGTCTTCTACTGGTTTTGATTTCATGGTAGAAAATGGCGAACTATTCGCTCATAGTGGTCAAGGCTCTGGCTGGTCATGGACCAATCTGGGAACGATCAATGTGGTGAAAACAGGTTCTGTATTGGAACTTGAGGTGAGTCGAGCATTGCTAGGCAGTCTGGCTACTACTATCAATATCAGCGCTAAGATGATCAATTCGTCTTGGTCACCGTCCGGTTATATCCCAACGACTGGGGGAGCTGCCTCGCCATATTCTATTACAACGACTGGAGGAGGAGGTTCTACTTCTATTACTATAGATGGAAGTGCCGCGGACTGGTCTTCTGTTGGGGGTATTTCATCAACAGGTACAGGAGGTCCCACAGGCCTGAAGGTGACAGAGGATGCTTCCAATTTGTATGTGTTAGTGACGGGATCGTTAGATGTCAATTACGCATTGTTTATCGATAGTGATAATAGTACGTCAGCTGGTAGCAACGAATACTTGCACACAGATTGGCCTTCAACAGGTTTTGATTTTATGATCGAGAATGGAACGCTGTACGCTCATACAGGACAAGGTTCAGGGTGGTCATGGACCAATCTGGGTAGCGTGAATGTGGTGAAGACGGGGACTGTACTTGAATTAGGAGTAAGTAAGTCGAGTCTAGGGACACTTTCTTCTACTATCAATGTAGGTGTAAAAATGATGAGTTCTAGCTGGGTGGCTAGTGGTTATATTCCTACCACTGGAGGTGCTGCAGCAGCATTTGTCACGGGGAGCTCAGCGCGATGGATGAATGACTTTACAGATGAGGGGATACATAGTGAGGAGATGGTAATATATCCTAATCCTGCCAAAGGTCAGTTCTCTGTTCGTTTTAGTACCACACAGCAACAAAAAGTGCAGATGACGCTTCTAGACCTCACGGGAAAACAAGTGGCTTTGCTCTTTGATGGAGTGGTAAGTGATGGGGAGAATGTGTTGGGTGTCGACCTCTATCAATCGCTTACAGAGGGGCTTTATATTTTGCAATTGACAACTGGGCAAGGAATTCAAGATCAGTTGCTCAGAGTTGCTCATTAA
- a CDS encoding choice-of-anchor Q domain-containing protein, giving the protein MNCYQLRNLIVCVLLLGAVSTQAADVYVSNSSQLASACSGASSGDVIFIAAGTYTGPFVLSGKSNVTLKSYNGTVYMEGSSSAASNGVIILEVYNSNNISVQNLVFRNNWGNYADGIKIHGYGDGSSVTGCEFYDIGWTTGKTTMPDPSKSAHAIAVVGSTSTSIKNVYIGDNSVHDCITGYSESVTLAGNVEYFLVEGNTLNSNTNIGIDAAGHFSWTGAPASVNYARSGVIRGNTVSNYAGPAGLDAAGGIYTDGGSYNLIENNIVYNYKVGYSIGCEVAGNSANGNILRSNLAYNCSLSGLFLGSNTTSSVNNSEVYNNTFYKCGTGTYDNGQIALQNNSGSVIKNNILYPTNGRLAMVQMGGTSSSSKTQSYNLYWRDNGSTSSLFYNVSGDANAVTQNPLFVNAGGADFRISTTSPAVNAGDPSYSGAGQFDLEGNARVQGSRVDIGAFETNVSGGGSGGGSLSITVDGNTGDWSSVSSISTSGSGGPTGLKVADNSDYLYVLVTGSIDTNYEVFIDSDNSATAGSNEYLYTDWPSTGFDFMVENGTLFAHNGQGSGWSWTSLGAVDLVKSGSVIELAISKSSLGSLSSTVRVAAKMISSAWSASGYIPTTGGSAAPYVVGSAGSRGREYFLEEELSSSIDVYPNPSKSQLNIALSLDEMSEVEVRFYDLGGKQVAPVYSELKGAGSQVVTFRVSEVLMPGLYLTRISVADKQVYNRMVRIEK; this is encoded by the coding sequence ATGAATTGTTATCAATTACGCAATCTAATTGTATGTGTTTTGCTATTGGGTGCTGTGAGTACTCAGGCAGCAGATGTGTACGTTTCCAATTCCAGTCAACTCGCAAGTGCTTGTTCTGGCGCATCCTCAGGAGATGTGATTTTTATCGCTGCGGGCACGTATACGGGTCCATTTGTCCTAAGTGGAAAGTCCAATGTGACACTCAAGAGCTATAATGGGACAGTCTATATGGAAGGGAGTTCTTCTGCAGCCAGCAATGGTGTTATCATTCTGGAGGTCTACAATTCCAATAACATATCGGTGCAAAATCTGGTTTTTAGAAACAACTGGGGCAATTATGCCGATGGTATAAAAATTCACGGTTACGGTGATGGATCCAGTGTGACAGGGTGTGAATTCTACGACATTGGCTGGACTACAGGCAAGACTACCATGCCAGATCCAAGCAAATCGGCACATGCTATTGCTGTAGTAGGATCCACTTCTACTTCGATTAAGAATGTATATATCGGAGACAATAGTGTGCATGATTGCATCACTGGCTACAGTGAGAGTGTGACTCTGGCAGGGAATGTAGAATACTTTTTGGTAGAGGGTAATACGCTGAATAGCAATACCAATATCGGGATAGATGCCGCAGGGCACTTCTCATGGACTGGTGCACCGGCCAGTGTGAATTATGCGAGAAGTGGAGTGATCAGAGGCAATACAGTAAGCAACTATGCCGGGCCAGCAGGCTTGGATGCTGCTGGCGGGATTTATACAGACGGAGGAAGTTATAATTTGATCGAGAATAATATCGTCTATAATTACAAGGTAGGCTACTCGATAGGTTGTGAAGTGGCTGGTAACTCCGCCAATGGTAATATATTGAGGAGTAACCTGGCTTATAACTGTAGTCTTTCGGGGTTGTTCTTGGGATCTAATACTACGAGCTCTGTCAATAACTCAGAGGTTTATAATAACACTTTCTACAAGTGTGGAACAGGTACTTATGACAATGGTCAGATTGCTCTACAAAACAACTCTGGAAGTGTGATTAAGAATAATATTCTCTATCCGACCAATGGTAGGTTGGCTATGGTGCAGATGGGAGGGACGAGTAGTAGTAGCAAGACACAGTCTTATAATTTGTACTGGAGAGACAATGGCAGTACATCAAGTTTGTTTTACAATGTGTCTGGAGATGCAAATGCTGTCACTCAAAATCCGCTTTTTGTCAATGCGGGAGGAGCGGACTTTCGAATCAGTACTACTTCACCGGCAGTGAATGCTGGTGATCCATCGTACAGTGGGGCAGGTCAATTCGATCTGGAGGGCAATGCCAGAGTTCAGGGTTCAAGAGTTGATATCGGCGCTTTCGAAACGAACGTATCCGGAGGAGGATCTGGAGGAGGTTCACTCTCCATAACAGTCGATGGAAACACTGGAGATTGGTCTAGTGTGTCAAGTATTTCTACTTCAGGATCAGGAGGCCCTACGGGGTTGAAAGTGGCCGATAATTCGGATTATCTATATGTACTGGTGACTGGCAGTATTGATACCAACTACGAGGTGTTCATAGATAGTGACAATAGTGCTACTGCGGGAAGCAATGAGTATTTGTATACAGACTGGCCGTCTACAGGCTTTGATTTTATGGTGGAGAATGGGACGCTTTTTGCTCACAATGGACAGGGATCGGGGTGGTCATGGACGAGTTTAGGTGCAGTTGATTTGGTAAAGAGCGGGTCAGTGATAGAGTTGGCTATCAGCAAATCCTCTTTAGGTAGCTTGTCATCGACCGTTAGGGTAGCTGCGAAAATGATCAGTTCGGCCTGGTCTGCTTCTGGATACATCCCTACGACGGGTGGTTCGGCTGCACCATATGTTGTAGGGTCCGCAGGGAGTAGAGGCAGGGAGTATTTTCTTGAAGAAGAACTGTCAAGCAGTATTGATGTCTATCCTAATCCTTCTAAAAGCCAATTGAATATAGCGCTTTCATTGGACGAGATGTCGGAGGTCGAGGTTAGATTCTATGATTTAGGAGGTAAGCAGGTCGCTCCTGTCTATAGTGAGTTGAAGGGGGCGGGGAGTCAGGTCGTAACTTTCCGTGTTTCGGAGGTTTTGATGCCTGGTTTGTACTTGACCCGAATATCGGTTGCTGACAAACAAGTATACAATCGAATGGTGCGAATCGAAAAGTAG